Proteins encoded within one genomic window of Neoarius graeffei isolate fNeoGra1 chromosome 18, fNeoGra1.pri, whole genome shotgun sequence:
- the LOC132865901 gene encoding histone H2A-like isoform X2: protein MSGRGKTGKARAKAKSRSSRAGLQFPVGRVHRLLRKGNYAERVGAGAPVYLAAVLEYLTAEILELAGNAARDNKKTRIIPRHLQLAVRNDEELNKLLGGVTIAQGGVLPNIQAVLLPKKTEKAVKRNGQSMGQGAASRNQLFLSSFPC from the exons ATGAGCGGAAGAGGAAAGACCGGCAAGGCTCGAGCCAAGGCCAAGAGTCGTTCATCTAGAGCCGGACTCCAGTTTCCCGTGGGCCGTGTCCACAGGCTCCTGCGGAAAGGCAACTATGCCGAGCGTGTCGGCGCCGGCGCTCCAGTTTATCTGGCCGCCGTGCTGGAGTACCTGACTGCTGAGATCCTGGAGTTGGCCGGTAACGCTGCTCGTGACAACAAGAAGACTCGCATCATTCCCCGCCACTTACAGCTCGCTGTGCGCAACGACGAGGAGCTGAACAAACTGCTCGGCGGAGTGACCATCGCTCAGGGTGGTGTGCTGCCGAACATTCAGGCGGTGCTTTTGCCCAAAAAGACCGAGAAGGCGGTCAAGA GGAATGGACAGTCAATGGGACAAGGAGCCGCAAGCCGTAACCAGCtgtttctaagctccttcccctgCTGA
- the LOC132865901 gene encoding histone H2A-like isoform X1, with product MSGRGKTGKARAKAKSRSSRAGLQFPVGRVHRLLRKGNYAERVGAGAPVYLAAVLEYLTAEILELAGNAARDNKKTRIIPRHLQLAVRNDEELNKLLGGVTIAQGGVLPNIQAVLLPKKTEKAVKSK from the coding sequence ATGAGCGGAAGAGGAAAGACCGGCAAGGCTCGAGCCAAGGCCAAGAGTCGTTCATCTAGAGCCGGACTCCAGTTTCCCGTGGGCCGTGTCCACAGGCTCCTGCGGAAAGGCAACTATGCCGAGCGTGTCGGCGCCGGCGCTCCAGTTTATCTGGCCGCCGTGCTGGAGTACCTGACTGCTGAGATCCTGGAGTTGGCCGGTAACGCTGCTCGTGACAACAAGAAGACTCGCATCATTCCCCGCCACTTACAGCTCGCTGTGCGCAACGACGAGGAGCTGAACAAACTGCTCGGCGGAGTGACCATCGCTCAGGGTGGTGTGCTGCCGAACATTCAGGCGGTGCTTTTGCCCAAAAAGACCGAGAAGGCGGTCAAGAGTAAATAA
- the LOC132865894 gene encoding histone H3, protein MARTKQTARKSTGGKAPRKQLATKAARKSAPATGGVKKPHRYRPGTVALREIRRYQKSTELLIRKLPFQRLVREIAQDFKTDLRFQSSAVMALQEASEAYLVGLFEDTNLCAIHAKRVTIMPKDIQLARRIRGERA, encoded by the coding sequence ATGGCAAGAACCAAGCAGACGGCCCGTAAATCCACTGGTGGCAAGGCGCCCAGGAAGCAGCTCGCCACGAAGGCTGCCCGCAAGAGCGCCCCCGCTACCGGCGGCGTGAAGAAGCCTCACCGTTACAGGCCCGGCACCGTGGCTCTGAGGGAGATCCGCCGTTATCAGAAATCTACTGAACTGCTCATCCGTAAGCTGCCCTTCCAGCGCCTGGTAAGAGAAATCGCTCAGGACTTTAAGACCGATTTGCGCTTCCAGAGCTCGGCTGTCATGGCACTGCAGGAGGCGAGCGAGGCATACTTGGTCGGCCTGTTCGAGGACACTAACCTGTGTGCCATCCACGCCAAGAGAGTGACCATCATGCCCAAGGACATTCAGCTGGCACGCCGTATTCGCGGAGAGCGCGCTTAA
- the LOC132865909 gene encoding histone H2B-like, translating to MPEPPKSAPKKGSKKTVTKAAGKGGKKRRKSRKESYAIYVYKVLKQVHPDTGISSKAMGIMNSFVNDIFERIAGESSRLAHYNKRSTITSREIQTAVRLLLPGELAKHAVSEGTKAVTKYTSSK from the coding sequence ATGCCCGAGCCACCTAAAAGCGCGCCCAAAAAGGGCTCCAAGAAAACCGTGACCAAGGCGGCTGGTAAAGGAGGCAAGAAGCGCAGAAAGTCCAGGAAGGAGAGCTACGCTATCTACGTGTACAAGGTCCTGAAGCAGGTTCATCCCGACACCGGCATCTCGTCTAAGGCTATGGGCATCATGAACTCCTTCGTCAATGACATTTTCGAGCGTATCGCCGGTGAGTCCTCTCGTCTGGCTCACTACAACAAGCGCTCCACCATCACCTCCAGAGAGATCCAGACCGCTGTGCGCCTTTTACTGCCTGGCGAGCTGGCCAAGCACGCCGTGTCCGAGGGCACAAAGGCTGTCACCAAGTACACCAGCTCCAAGTAA
- the LOC132865925 gene encoding histone H4 — MSGRGKGGKGLGKGGAKRHRKVLRDNIQGITKPAIRRLARRGGVKRISGLIYEETRGVLKVFLENVIRDAVTYTEHAKRKTVTAMDVVYALKRQGRTLYGFGG, encoded by the coding sequence ATGTCTGGCAGAGGAAAGGGCGGTAAGGGGCTCGGGAAAGGAGGCGCTAAGCGGCACCGGAAAGTTCTTCGCGACAACATCCAGGGAATCACCAAGCCAGCTATTCGCCGTCTGGCTCGCCGTGGCGGTGTGAAGCGCATTTCCGGCCTGATCTACGAAGAGACCCGCGGTGTGCTGAAAGTGTTCCTGGAGAACGTGATTCGCGACGCCGTCACTTACACGGAGCATGCCAAGAGAAAGACCGTCACCGCTATGGATGTGGTGTACGCCCTGAAACGCCAGGGACGCACTCTGTACGGCTTCGGCGGTTAA